The following are from one region of the Mangifera indica cultivar Alphonso chromosome 14, CATAS_Mindica_2.1, whole genome shotgun sequence genome:
- the LOC123195394 gene encoding uncharacterized protein LOC123195394 isoform X1 — MEGEAEALYLQLHKLSAITSEEGIDRILTTLWKTRKTGLQSTQKSSIQALLNLPSPTQLDPVLACLRSLIRKCARENFSADDLLKLFPPDLSLDLQSILILLLQKYQNQWKEEISRETSSYQNSLTRSTDSNHAKANLLPTFASFPSFVSTPMWLHQDDTVTNFNHNQLGVSTPVIVDSSVAPLGPMQFQRDAGPPTNLGSIPCLKSMTWTMEKSNSVPGNRVAVISLKLQDYNKSPSGEIEVKFQLTRDILEAMLRSLTYIGEQLSNLAGTSSGPAQKKQKQ; from the exons ATGGAGGGAGAGGCAGAGGCATTGTACCTTCAACTGCACAAGCTTTCAGCTATAACCTCAGAGGAAGGGATTGACCGCATACTTACTACGCTTTGGAAAACAAGGAAAACGGGTCTCCAGTCAACCCAGAAATCTAGCATTCAGGCTCTCCTCAATCTCCCTTCTCCCACCCAACTCGATCCT GTTTTGGCATGCCTTCGTTCGCTTATCAGAAAATGCGCACGTGAGAATTTCTCTGCTGATGATCTTTTGAAGTTGTTTCCACCTGATTTATCACTTGATTTGCAAAGCATTCTTATATTGCTGCTTCAGAAATATCAGAATCAGTGGAAAGAGGAAATTTCCAGGGAAACG TCCTCTTATCAGAACTCTTTGACAAGGTCCACTGATTCCAATCATGCCAAAGCAAATTTGCTACCAACTTTTGCATCTTTCCCATCTTTTGTATCAACTCCAATGTGGCTTCATCAAGATGATACAGTCACCAATTTTAATCATAATCAGCTCGGAGTTTCAACACCAGTCATTGTTGATAGCAGTGTTGCACCTTTGGGTCCCATGCAATTTCAACGTGATGCTGGTCCTCCTACCAACCTG GGAAGTATACCATGCCTTAAATCCATGACATGGACCATGGAGAAAAGCAATTCAGTGCCAGGAAATAGAGTAGCTGTAATTAGCCTTAAG CTGCAAGACTATAACAAATCTCCTTCTGGAGAGATTGAGGTAAAATTTCAGCTTACCAGGGACATACTTGAAGCTATGTTGAGATCATTGACCTACATCGGTGAACAACTATCAAACTTA GCCGGGACTTCATCCGGGCCAGCACAGAAGAAGCAAAAGCAGTAA
- the LOC123195394 gene encoding protein FAR1-RELATED SEQUENCE 3-like isoform X4, with product MEGEAEALYLQLHKLSAITSEEGIDRILTTLWKTRKTGLQSTQKSSIQALLNLPSPTQLDPNSLTRSTDSNHAKANLLPTFASFPSFVSTPMWLHQDDTVTNFNHNQLGVSTPVIVDSSVAPLGPMQFQRDAGPPTNLGSIPCLKSMTWTMEKSNSVPGNRVAVISLKLQDYNKSPSGEIEVKFQLTRDILEAMLRSLTYIGEQLSNLAGTSSGPAQKKQKQ from the exons ATGGAGGGAGAGGCAGAGGCATTGTACCTTCAACTGCACAAGCTTTCAGCTATAACCTCAGAGGAAGGGATTGACCGCATACTTACTACGCTTTGGAAAACAAGGAAAACGGGTCTCCAGTCAACCCAGAAATCTAGCATTCAGGCTCTCCTCAATCTCCCTTCTCCCACCCAACTCGATCCT AACTCTTTGACAAGGTCCACTGATTCCAATCATGCCAAAGCAAATTTGCTACCAACTTTTGCATCTTTCCCATCTTTTGTATCAACTCCAATGTGGCTTCATCAAGATGATACAGTCACCAATTTTAATCATAATCAGCTCGGAGTTTCAACACCAGTCATTGTTGATAGCAGTGTTGCACCTTTGGGTCCCATGCAATTTCAACGTGATGCTGGTCCTCCTACCAACCTG GGAAGTATACCATGCCTTAAATCCATGACATGGACCATGGAGAAAAGCAATTCAGTGCCAGGAAATAGAGTAGCTGTAATTAGCCTTAAG CTGCAAGACTATAACAAATCTCCTTCTGGAGAGATTGAGGTAAAATTTCAGCTTACCAGGGACATACTTGAAGCTATGTTGAGATCATTGACCTACATCGGTGAACAACTATCAAACTTA GCCGGGACTTCATCCGGGCCAGCACAGAAGAAGCAAAAGCAGTAA
- the LOC123196482 gene encoding serine/threonine-protein phosphatase 5 isoform X1 has translation MPNMEIENSNVSRAEELKILANEAFKARKYGQAIDLYSQAIELNNENAVYWANRAFAHTKLEEYGSAIQDSSKAVEIDPKYSKGYYRRGAAYLAMGKFKEALKDFQQVKKLCPNDPDAAKKVKECEKAVKKLKFEEAIAIPESERRPIADSIDFHSIGMSPGSSSVPTRAVIVAVTAAIMAVMMVGPAIATTIAGIVVAVLMVLGAYWWGGCSVCGVLTKSRKLELEVEPQYSGARIEGDVITLDFVMKMIDDFKKQKCLHKRYAFQIVLQTREMLRALPSLVDIKIPDNNHFTVCGDVHGQFYDLLNIFELNGLPSEENPYLFNGDFVDRGSFSLEVILTLFAFKCMSPSAIYLARGNHESKSMNKIYGFEGEVRSKLNETFVELFAEVFCSLPLAHLLNEKVFVVHGGLFSVDGVKLSDIRAIDRFCEPPEEGLMCELLWSDPQPLPGRGPSKRGVGLSFGADVTKRFLRDNNLDLIVRSHEVKDEGYEIEHDGKLITVFSAPNYCDQMGNKGAFIRFEAPDLKPNIITFSAVPHPDVKPMAYANNFLRLFS, from the exons ATGCCCAATATGgaaatagaaaattctaatgtTTCAAGAGCAGAAGAACTCAAAATCCTTGCTAATGAAGCCTTCAAAG CCCGCAAGTATGGCCAAGCAATTGATTTATATTCGCAAGCAATTGAATTGAACAATGAAAATGCTGTGTACTGGGCCAACCGTGCATTTGCCCACACTAAGCTGGAAGAGTATGGAAGTGCCATACAGGATTCTTCAAAGGCTGTTGAAATTGATCCAAAATATTCAAAG GGTTATTACAGGCGAGGTGCTGCTTACCTTGCCATGGGGAAATTTAAAGAAGCACTTAAAGATTTCCAGCAG GTCAAGAAACTCTGTCCCAACGATCCTGATGCTGCCAAGAAAGTAAAAGAATGTGAAAAAGCAgtaaagaaactaaaatttgaagaagCAATTGCTATACCTGAGTCTGAAAGGCGACCAATAGCTGACTCCATCGACTTTCATTCTATAG GGATGAGCCCCGGTTCATCATCTGTGCCCACCCGAGCAGTCATAGTGGCAGTGACAGCAGCAATTATGGCAGTGATGATGGTGGGGCCAGCGATAGCCACAACAATTGCTGGAATAGTGGTGGCAGTGCTGATGGTCCTAGGGGCTTATTGGTGGGGTGGCTGCAGTGTTTGTGGTGTTTTAACAAAGAGTCGAAAACTTGAACTAG AGGTTGAGCCACAGTATTCCGGGGCAAGGATAGAGGGAGATGTTATCACTTTGGATTTTGTaatgaaaatgattgatgacTTCAAAAAACAGAAGTGCTTACACAAACG GTATGCATTCCAGATTGTCTTACAAACAAGGGAAATGTTGCGGGCTTTGCCTTCTCTTGTTGATATAAAAATTCCTGATAACAATCATTTTACTGTCTGTGGTGATGTACACGGTCAG TTCTATGATCTGTTAAACATTTTTGAGCTTAATGGGCTTCCCTCAGAAGAGAATCCATATCTGTTTAATGGTGACTTTGTGGATAGGGGATCGTTTTCTCTGGAGGTCATCCTCACATTATTTGCCTTTAAGTGCATGTCTCCATCAG CTATATATCTTGCAAGAGGAAATCATGAGAGCAAGAGCATGAATAAGATATATGGCTTTGAGGGTGAGGTCCGATCAAAGTTGAACGAAACATTTGTGGAACTCTTTGCAGAAGTGTTCTGTTCTTTACCTTTGGCTCATCTACTAAATGAGAAGGTTTTTGTAGTCCATGGAGGTCTTTTTAGTGTTGATGGTGTTAAACTGTCTGATATTAGGGCAATTGATCGTTTCTGTGAGCCTCCTGAGGAAG GATTGATGTGTGAGCTGCTATGGAGTGATCCACAACCTCTTCCTGGAAGAGGTCCCAGCAAACGAGGAGTGGGTCTTTCTTTTGGTGCTGATGTGACAAAAAGATTTCTGAGGGATAATAATCTAG ACTTAATTGTGCGATCACATGAAGTAAAGGATGAAGGTTATGAAATTGAGCATGATGGTAAACTTATTACTGTATTTTCTGCACCAAATTACTGTGACCAG ATGGGTAACAAGGGTGCTTTTATCCGTTTTGAAGCCCCTGATTTGAAGCCAAATATAATTACTTTCTCAGCTGTG CCTCATCCGGATGTCAAGCCAATGGCATATGCAAACAATTTTCTTAGATTATTCTCTTAA
- the LOC123195394 gene encoding uncharacterized protein LOC123195394 isoform X2, whose amino-acid sequence MEGEAEALYLQLHKLSAITSEEGIDRILTTLWKTRKTGLQSTQKSSIQALLNLPSPTQLDPVLACLRSLIRKCARENFSADDLLKLFPPDLSLDLQSILILLLQKYQNQWKEEISRETNSLTRSTDSNHAKANLLPTFASFPSFVSTPMWLHQDDTVTNFNHNQLGVSTPVIVDSSVAPLGPMQFQRDAGPPTNLGSIPCLKSMTWTMEKSNSVPGNRVAVISLKLQDYNKSPSGEIEVKFQLTRDILEAMLRSLTYIGEQLSNLAGTSSGPAQKKQKQ is encoded by the exons ATGGAGGGAGAGGCAGAGGCATTGTACCTTCAACTGCACAAGCTTTCAGCTATAACCTCAGAGGAAGGGATTGACCGCATACTTACTACGCTTTGGAAAACAAGGAAAACGGGTCTCCAGTCAACCCAGAAATCTAGCATTCAGGCTCTCCTCAATCTCCCTTCTCCCACCCAACTCGATCCT GTTTTGGCATGCCTTCGTTCGCTTATCAGAAAATGCGCACGTGAGAATTTCTCTGCTGATGATCTTTTGAAGTTGTTTCCACCTGATTTATCACTTGATTTGCAAAGCATTCTTATATTGCTGCTTCAGAAATATCAGAATCAGTGGAAAGAGGAAATTTCCAGGGAAACG AACTCTTTGACAAGGTCCACTGATTCCAATCATGCCAAAGCAAATTTGCTACCAACTTTTGCATCTTTCCCATCTTTTGTATCAACTCCAATGTGGCTTCATCAAGATGATACAGTCACCAATTTTAATCATAATCAGCTCGGAGTTTCAACACCAGTCATTGTTGATAGCAGTGTTGCACCTTTGGGTCCCATGCAATTTCAACGTGATGCTGGTCCTCCTACCAACCTG GGAAGTATACCATGCCTTAAATCCATGACATGGACCATGGAGAAAAGCAATTCAGTGCCAGGAAATAGAGTAGCTGTAATTAGCCTTAAG CTGCAAGACTATAACAAATCTCCTTCTGGAGAGATTGAGGTAAAATTTCAGCTTACCAGGGACATACTTGAAGCTATGTTGAGATCATTGACCTACATCGGTGAACAACTATCAAACTTA GCCGGGACTTCATCCGGGCCAGCACAGAAGAAGCAAAAGCAGTAA
- the LOC123195394 gene encoding uncharacterized protein LOC123195394 isoform X3, which produces MEGEAEALYLQLHKLSAITSEEGIDRILTTLWKTRKTGLQSTQKSSIQALLNLPSPTQLDPVLACLRSLIRKCARENFSADDLLKLFPPDLSLDLQSILILLLQKYQNQWKEEISRETSSYQNSLTRSTDSNHAKANLLPTFASFPSFVSTPMWLHQDDTVTNFNHNQLGVSTPVIVDSSVAPLGPMQFQRDAGPPTNLLQDYNKSPSGEIEVKFQLTRDILEAMLRSLTYIGEQLSNLAGTSSGPAQKKQKQ; this is translated from the exons ATGGAGGGAGAGGCAGAGGCATTGTACCTTCAACTGCACAAGCTTTCAGCTATAACCTCAGAGGAAGGGATTGACCGCATACTTACTACGCTTTGGAAAACAAGGAAAACGGGTCTCCAGTCAACCCAGAAATCTAGCATTCAGGCTCTCCTCAATCTCCCTTCTCCCACCCAACTCGATCCT GTTTTGGCATGCCTTCGTTCGCTTATCAGAAAATGCGCACGTGAGAATTTCTCTGCTGATGATCTTTTGAAGTTGTTTCCACCTGATTTATCACTTGATTTGCAAAGCATTCTTATATTGCTGCTTCAGAAATATCAGAATCAGTGGAAAGAGGAAATTTCCAGGGAAACG TCCTCTTATCAGAACTCTTTGACAAGGTCCACTGATTCCAATCATGCCAAAGCAAATTTGCTACCAACTTTTGCATCTTTCCCATCTTTTGTATCAACTCCAATGTGGCTTCATCAAGATGATACAGTCACCAATTTTAATCATAATCAGCTCGGAGTTTCAACACCAGTCATTGTTGATAGCAGTGTTGCACCTTTGGGTCCCATGCAATTTCAACGTGATGCTGGTCCTCCTACCAACCTG CTGCAAGACTATAACAAATCTCCTTCTGGAGAGATTGAGGTAAAATTTCAGCTTACCAGGGACATACTTGAAGCTATGTTGAGATCATTGACCTACATCGGTGAACAACTATCAAACTTA GCCGGGACTTCATCCGGGCCAGCACAGAAGAAGCAAAAGCAGTAA
- the LOC123196482 gene encoding serine/threonine-protein phosphatase 5 isoform X2: protein MPNMEIENSNVSRAEELKILANEAFKARKYGQAIDLYSQAIELNNENAVYWANRAFAHTKLEEYGSAIQDSSKAVEIDPKYSKGYYRRGAAYLAMGKFKEALKDFQQVKKLCPNDPDAAKKVKECEKAVKKLKFEEAIAIPESERRPIADSIDFHSIEVEPQYSGARIEGDVITLDFVMKMIDDFKKQKCLHKRYAFQIVLQTREMLRALPSLVDIKIPDNNHFTVCGDVHGQFYDLLNIFELNGLPSEENPYLFNGDFVDRGSFSLEVILTLFAFKCMSPSAIYLARGNHESKSMNKIYGFEGEVRSKLNETFVELFAEVFCSLPLAHLLNEKVFVVHGGLFSVDGVKLSDIRAIDRFCEPPEEGLMCELLWSDPQPLPGRGPSKRGVGLSFGADVTKRFLRDNNLDLIVRSHEVKDEGYEIEHDGKLITVFSAPNYCDQMGNKGAFIRFEAPDLKPNIITFSAVPHPDVKPMAYANNFLRLFS from the exons ATGCCCAATATGgaaatagaaaattctaatgtTTCAAGAGCAGAAGAACTCAAAATCCTTGCTAATGAAGCCTTCAAAG CCCGCAAGTATGGCCAAGCAATTGATTTATATTCGCAAGCAATTGAATTGAACAATGAAAATGCTGTGTACTGGGCCAACCGTGCATTTGCCCACACTAAGCTGGAAGAGTATGGAAGTGCCATACAGGATTCTTCAAAGGCTGTTGAAATTGATCCAAAATATTCAAAG GGTTATTACAGGCGAGGTGCTGCTTACCTTGCCATGGGGAAATTTAAAGAAGCACTTAAAGATTTCCAGCAG GTCAAGAAACTCTGTCCCAACGATCCTGATGCTGCCAAGAAAGTAAAAGAATGTGAAAAAGCAgtaaagaaactaaaatttgaagaagCAATTGCTATACCTGAGTCTGAAAGGCGACCAATAGCTGACTCCATCGACTTTCATTCTATAG AGGTTGAGCCACAGTATTCCGGGGCAAGGATAGAGGGAGATGTTATCACTTTGGATTTTGTaatgaaaatgattgatgacTTCAAAAAACAGAAGTGCTTACACAAACG GTATGCATTCCAGATTGTCTTACAAACAAGGGAAATGTTGCGGGCTTTGCCTTCTCTTGTTGATATAAAAATTCCTGATAACAATCATTTTACTGTCTGTGGTGATGTACACGGTCAG TTCTATGATCTGTTAAACATTTTTGAGCTTAATGGGCTTCCCTCAGAAGAGAATCCATATCTGTTTAATGGTGACTTTGTGGATAGGGGATCGTTTTCTCTGGAGGTCATCCTCACATTATTTGCCTTTAAGTGCATGTCTCCATCAG CTATATATCTTGCAAGAGGAAATCATGAGAGCAAGAGCATGAATAAGATATATGGCTTTGAGGGTGAGGTCCGATCAAAGTTGAACGAAACATTTGTGGAACTCTTTGCAGAAGTGTTCTGTTCTTTACCTTTGGCTCATCTACTAAATGAGAAGGTTTTTGTAGTCCATGGAGGTCTTTTTAGTGTTGATGGTGTTAAACTGTCTGATATTAGGGCAATTGATCGTTTCTGTGAGCCTCCTGAGGAAG GATTGATGTGTGAGCTGCTATGGAGTGATCCACAACCTCTTCCTGGAAGAGGTCCCAGCAAACGAGGAGTGGGTCTTTCTTTTGGTGCTGATGTGACAAAAAGATTTCTGAGGGATAATAATCTAG ACTTAATTGTGCGATCACATGAAGTAAAGGATGAAGGTTATGAAATTGAGCATGATGGTAAACTTATTACTGTATTTTCTGCACCAAATTACTGTGACCAG ATGGGTAACAAGGGTGCTTTTATCCGTTTTGAAGCCCCTGATTTGAAGCCAAATATAATTACTTTCTCAGCTGTG CCTCATCCGGATGTCAAGCCAATGGCATATGCAAACAATTTTCTTAGATTATTCTCTTAA